In a single window of the Mus musculus strain C57BL/6J chromosome 6, GRCm38.p6 C57BL/6J genome:
- the Gm44150 gene encoding zinc finger protein 665-like yields RLHKSNNCGRSFSQSSKLQVHYRIHTGEKPYKCNECGKSFTRNTDFKVHYRIHTGEKPYKCNECGKSFTRYTYFKVHYRIHTKEKPYKCNECGKSFTRNTDFKVHYRIHTGEKPYKCNECGKCFTQNKVLKNHYRIHTGEKPYKCNECGKSFTQSSKFQVHYRIHTGEKPYKCNECGKSFIQDSQHKAHYRIHTGEKPYKCNECGKSFIQKSKLQVHYRIHTGEKPYKCNECGKSFTQSSNLQVHYRIHTGEKPYKCNECGKSFTHNKVLKLHYRIHTGEKPYKCNECSKSFTRNTNFKVHYRIHTGEKPYKCNEHGKSCRKSSN; encoded by the exons AGACTTCATAAATCTAATAACTGTGGAAGATCATTTTCACAGTCCTCAAAACttcaagttcactacagaatccacacaggagagaaaccttacaaatgtaatgaatgtggcaaatcttttacaaGGAACACAGACTTTAAAGTTCATTACAGaatccacactggagagaaaccttacaaatgtaatgaatgtggcaaatcttttacaaGGTACACATACTttaaagttcactacagaattCATACaaaagagaaaccttacaaatgtaatgaatgtggaaaatcttttacaaggaacacagactttaaagttcactacagaatccatacaggagaaaagccttacaaatgtaatgaatgtggcaaatgtTTTACACAGAACAAAGTGCTTAAAAATCACTACAgaatacatacaggagagaaaccttacaaatgtaatgaatgtggcaaatcttttacaCAATCCTCAAAATttcaagttcactacagaattcatacaggagagaaaccttacaaatgtaatgaatgtgggaaatcTTTTATCCAGGACTCACAGCATAAAGCTCACTAcagaatccacacaggagagaaaccttacaaatgtaatgaatgtgggaaatcTTTTATCCAGAAATCAAAACTTCAggttcactacagaatccatacaggagagaaaccatacaaATGTAATGAGTGTGGGAAATCTTTTACACAATCCTCAAATCttcaagttcactacagaatccatacaggagagaaaccttacaaatgtaatgaatgtggcaaatcttttacaCATAACAAAGTGCTAAAATTACACTACAGAATTCATAC aggagagaaaccttacaaatgtaatgaatgtagCAAATCTTTTACAAGGAACACAAACTttaaagttcactacagaatccatactggagagaaaccttacaaatgtaatgagcatgggaaatcttgtAGAAAATCCTCAAAT